A genomic region of Anopheles coustani chromosome 3, idAnoCousDA_361_x.2, whole genome shotgun sequence contains the following coding sequences:
- the LOC131259633 gene encoding uncharacterized protein LOC131259633 has translation MQVLATIVLTVSVCAGAILGAPVDVEQPRTALAGADKRQEKRGIGLAYTGLSGFGYDGSLGLAAYPATTAYLTPTLIKSTYTVPAAASYHTAAYDAAHGTKYAYTGFYPAGYGGFGTAGYGTAFAAPATYSKIVHPATSTYTKVIQTYPSATVGVVSAGAAAPVVSGYGGVGSLGGYVY, from the exons GCTACGATTGTCCTGACGGTGTCGGTGTGCGCCGGTGCGATCCTGGGTGCGCCCGTCGACGTGGAACAGCCCCGAACGGCCCTGGCCGGCGCCGACAAGCGACAGGAAAAACGGGGCATCGGTCTTGCCTACACCGGCCTGTCCGGGTTCGGGTACGACGGATCGCTCGGGTTGGCCGCCTATCCCGCCACCACGGCCTACCTCACGCCGACGCTGATCAAATCAACCTACACCGTACCGGCGGCAG CTTCCTACCATACGGCGGCCTATGATGCGGCGCACGGCACAAAGTACGCGTACACCGGGTTCTATCCCGCCGGCTATGGAGGCTTCGGTACGGCCGGCTACGGTACGGCGTTCGCGGCCCCGGCCACCTACAGCAAAATCGTCCACCCGGCCACCAGCACCTACACCAAGGTGATCCAGACGTACCCGTCGGCCACGGTCGGGGTGGTGTCGGCGGGCGCAGCGGCCCCGGTCGTGTCCGGATACGGCGGAGTCGGCAGTCTCGGTGGCTACGTGTACTAG